A segment of the Corythoichthys intestinalis isolate RoL2023-P3 chromosome 16, ASM3026506v1, whole genome shotgun sequence genome:
gtcatttagtgttatctggcaaattatctcacttttgaatggatgcaaaagatccgagctggccataaatggagttagtgacataatttgctggatgacatttaatgacatctgtcatatgcattcagtaatgcccatgatattgTCATGTCACGATTATGACGGTCAtattacagtcttatgacactgctgttaaataaagtgttacctataaacccaaataaatcaacaaataagcctcaCTGGACTAGAAACCgcaggcttatagtccaaaaattacggtacataaaagcatacatatactgtatgaaaTCAATCATTCATTTTGTCCATAAAGATTTCAGGGCAATGTATTTGAAATTCTTCCTGCTTGTGCACGACATATTAATGTCTCATAACTGTATCTCCTGTAAATACTATTAGGATACTTTAAGCTCAGTTTGTGGAGCAGCCTTTATAAATTTTTAGGGTTTTCAAGGCAATGTATTAGGTCTTGCCCATCTACAAGTTCCTGTTCAATCCCACTTGAAATCCTGCCCGACCGTTTCAAAGAATTTGACGTTAAAGGGTCTATAAAACTCCTGCAGCTGCTCGATGACTTCCCGTTCTATTTGCACATGAGTCCTGCCCTTAGACTTCCCTAAGCAGCGAGGCTGCCCGCTGCTTTCCGGCTTCTTCAGACACGGGAAGCCCTTGGTCCTGTTGAAGTAAAAGTGCTTATCTGAGATGATCCGCTTGAGTCCCAGGAAGTCCTGAATGCGGCCCATCTCGCCAGCTGGGTCCGTGATGAGCCGCTCGCCGCTCACAAAGTGCATCTGCGATAGGCGGAAGTAGCGCAGCCAGTTCTCCAGGTGCAGAATGTACATACCGATGCGGATGGCGTTCCACGAGGTGTCCACTACGCCCAGACTTCTGTTCTTGAAGGCCAGCTCCTCAAAGGTGGGGATGTCGGGCTTCTTCGACAAAGTCTGCGTATAGTCCGAGATGGCCCGGGTGACGGGGTTGCGTACCACGACGATTAGCTTGATCTGTTGGGACATACTGGAGATCCGGCGTGGTGCCTCTCTGGTGACAAAGTAGCTTGGGGTCTTCTCCAGCGTGATCTGACCCTCCAGTGTTCGTGGCATGAGGCCCCTTGAGGGGAAATGACAAAGAACAGAAGTTattgattaactcatttgctcccaaaaacgtatatatacattctatttttaattgtttcagtgtcccaaagacgttgtTATacgacttttatgttttttttttcacaggagacatctctaggttctaaaGCAAGTTAGCtctaaagcacaatgctgaaaatccattttaaagcaataaaactggccactggagggaagtagcgcatttggtaagacccgcaacccgattcaatggaaCAAATGGctgggccgcacggccggggtgctggcggaagacgactgaatggacgtccaggatgccaggcgctggacgaccgagcagaatgaccagtgcagcggacaatgcTGTTGAGTCCCTGCTGCtcaccgagcagagcccgcgccgccgtgctaggccgctcgcgtcccctgcaccctccagtgtcccacgACTCAGCTGGAaaagcgcacggccaaaccagttcccccctagGAACACGAGTTCTCCAGGCGAACGCCGCCACCAGGCAGTGGtccccacaaaagaaagactaaaagaatccatcttgatgagaggcggcgatgagggaaaagtttaccccggctgtcacggccacaacagcgtcatctctcagttcaatagtttagttatgtgtaaataaattgttactttgctatcaaaagctctatttgtcttgttgtttatgttattttgtagaaggaaaacattattcagatgtttgggaagtcacaaagcaaaaaatagctgtgttaaagtcaaagttatgtttgaaatgtatgcttttacaaaaagctcaattttttcatcagaaattcgaAAATTGctcaactaagctattttctaatgctgatttctaaagaatggaaaaagatatgaactaacttttttttcctgctgaaagaagagagtttaatctttcttttggtgggacccatgtttatatagcaatagaaaataattttctgtgggccttacaaaatcagtcaaaatccagtaaaacggccgagagcgaagggggttggaccggtgaaaatggctgggagtgaatgagttaacactagaaaacccagcagaggccgactcggCCTTTCTCAGGACAaatactcctaatattcccaagcaatggccgaatTGGCCTCTCCTCCGGAAAAACCCAGAGTtggccaaaatgacccaagtgcttttgaattagtaAGTCGTTGTCTGACAGGCAGCAACCATTCATatgtaaatgcaaccactagacataaaTTGTGCTAGTATGCGGCTCAAACGGAAGGGAACACACCACGACTTTACTattcatgtgatagtttgtgtcagttcatgtaaagctacatttatttatggaaaactgaaaaaaaatggcccaaatgtgtacattgttttgaaaaaaacatgttttagaaCTACAATTTTGATGTAAAGCAGGAgttgtgtctatagtttagaaggactgaatcaggggcatggatgatgaatttaaaatacacatttgagccatttttttctgtttttgtgtgGAGTATAGAAGAAGTGAGTTTAAAAAAAGGTGTAAAAAGTGTAAAACTCCATAAGTAATTATAGCTTGACTTGAAatgacacaaactatcacatgaaCAGTTCAACCGCTGTGTGTTCTCCGTTTGGGCCGCATACCAacacaatgtatgtctagtggttgcatttctatatgaacggctgttgtctgtggGACAGCGACTtaccaattcaaaagcacttgaatGATTTTGGCCACTTCTGGATTTTCCCGGGTAAAGGCCATATCGGCCTCGCTTGGGACTATTTAGGAGTACCAGagttctctgggacttctagtgttaaagtaGGAGGCCCTGGGTTTAATTCGCAATTCGTCATTCGCAGATTTACCTATCACTTCCAAAGTCAGAGTACAACCTGTGATCATCGTAAAAGTAATGCGTCTACAACCTGCACAAGAAAGTGTCATAGCATTGTTTTGCCATTTCTCACAGCACTGTGCTTCAGTGTGTGGATGATTAAAGATGACATTTGTTCATTATGAGTGTGGCCAAGCTTCGATTAAAAGCTAACCTTTCAAACTCCAGCCATAGGTTACCTCTAAAGTCTCACAGCTATCGATCCGCTTTGCTTTATTCATCGCGAGTCGTCGGGGGCGCCGGAACCTTGGAGGCCGGAGAGCAAACTTAATCTTTCATGAGAATGCCACCTTTTCCCCCGGCAAACGGCAACTCGTGGGCCTTTTTCACAGGTGTGCATACTCTTGCGGTGACGAATGGAACCGGAGTATGGAAGGTGTCTGCTGCAAGCTGTcaaattgcacaaaaatgggCTGACAGTGTGAAAGGTCGCAGATGGTGTCTTAAAATAGTGCAACTGACACCTAAGAAGCACACATTACCGTATGGTACTTCACTATCTGCATTTTGTGACTTCACAGTATGACACCAGACTAATGAAGTGCATTACAAGAATAGCAATTAGAATAAGGGAAAAGTCCtatgcaaaggaaaaaaaaaactaaacatatCCATCAATCCTCGTGCTACCAACAATCCCAAATCCTGTAGGGGGTAGTAATCAGCGTTGTCACTAACATGTTACTAAGTAATGCGTTATTGTAATCTGAATTccttctttcagtaaagagcagTCTaaggcgttcatttttccaaactagtaatctgattactgtattggcccgaatataagacggccttgattataaaacgaccccctctttttcaagactcaagtttgaaaaaagactttttgaacacaaaattattttttatacagaaaataatgacagtacatctgaaacaaatgtatcattaaggatcattatcaggctcctgcagagcttgctgatgagctgatcatttgattcaggtgtgttcatggagggagacatggaaaacaagctggataggggctctcgaggaccggacttgggcaagaaatcaactgtgggagcaattatttgaaaatggaagacatacaagaccactgataatctccctcgatatggggccccatgcaagatttcaccccgtggcttcaaaatgataacaagaacggtgagcaaaaatcccagaaccacacggggggacctagtgaatgacatacagagagctgggaccacagtaacaaagtaacacaatgtgcagccagggactcaaatcctgcactgcaagacgtgtccccctgctgaagccagtacacatccaggcccgtctgcagttcgctagagagcatttggatgatccagaagaggactgggagaatgtgttatggtcagatgaaaccaaaatagaacttttttgtagaaaaacaggttctcgtgtttggaggggaaagaatactgaattgcatccgaagaacaccatacccattgtgaagcatgggcatggaaacatcatgccgaAGAACattatacccactgtgaagcatgggcgtggaaacatcatgctttggggctgtttttctgcaaaaggaccaggatgactgatctgtgtaaaggaaagaatgaatggggccatgtatcgagagattttgagtgaaaatctccttccatcaggaagggcattgaaaatgagacgtggctgggtctttcagcatgacaatgatctcaaacacacagccagggcaacaaaggagtggctttgtaagaagcatttcaaggtcctggagtggcctagccagtctccagatctcaaccccatagaaaatatgtggagggagttgaaagtccgtgttgcccaatgacagccccaaaacatcactgctctagaggagatctgcatggaggaatggggcaaaataccagcaacagtgtgtgaaaagcttgtgaagagttacataaaacgtttggcctccgttattgccaacaaagggtacctaacaaagtattgagatgaacttttggtattgaccaaatacttattttccaccatgatttgcaaat
Coding sequences within it:
- the hs3st2 gene encoding heparan sulfate glucosamine 3-O-sulfotransferase 2, yielding MAQRFLSSAFMLTVSLSCTYLCYSIIFGRTSVISGRAYEGSRCPPSPNAAGKKLLAQSEHCARLRGVHATSAAEAQPGIVGSPPPSTRWVKNSSSTQRYGNKKLPSVLIVGVKKGGTRAVLEFIRIHPDVRALGTEPHFFDRNYDRGLGWYRGLMPRTLEGQITLEKTPSYFVTREAPRRISSMSQQIKLIVVVRNPVTRAISDYTQTLSKKPDIPTFEELAFKNRSLGVVDTSWNAIRIGMYILHLENWLRYFRLSQMHFVSGERLITDPAGEMGRIQDFLGLKRIISDKHFYFNRTKGFPCLKKPESSGQPRCLGKSKGRTHVQIEREVIEQLQEFYRPFNVKFFETVGQDFKWD